From Xiphophorus couchianus chromosome 7, X_couchianus-1.0, whole genome shotgun sequence:
CGCACGTGGCCGGACTTTTTCCACAAAagtacaggaaaaaaaatactttttttttccatgacagaaaatctgcaaaagaaGATCTGTTTAACTGTTGTTTGCTCTGCTGTCTGCCCCGTTTACATTCATTCGCTAATATACAAGTAGACCTGGGTAGCTATGAGTTACCTGtattcaataaaatccccataGTTCCACAATCTTACAGTGGatacacaaaaatgaaaacagaaatatttaactttaatgcACGCacctaaagaaaaatacaaactaaatttaGTAGTAGTCATTAATAACTGTGTTATTTTTGAGAGTTTTTTATGCTTGCCAGCTTGAAGTAGCATTCCCCTCATTAGAGTAACTTTAGATCCAAACAGTTGAATTTGTTTCTCTTGTAAGTTAAAGTGAAATAAGTGAAAACTGTAGGAGCTTGCATTCTGCCAGCTGACAGACAGTGCACAGCAACAAGTTGAGGAGAGATGACGCTGTTCAAAGATAAGAACTTCTTCTCTTCTcattaaaaacacttcaaagaGCAGAAAGACAGTAATTGTTTGCAGAGTTGAAACCTTGCAATCAGAGATGAACTAATCAGGAGTTACCTAATCGATATCCTTTTACAATTATTCCCCCCCAACATGCCAACTTTGGTTTTTTAACGATTGAAAAGGATTAAAAGGACTCAATGTGCTCCAGCGTCTTTGTTTCTGGTTGCAGTAgttttaaaccaaacatttatgGATAAAATCAGACGTCTGCATAAGCTGCTTCAGTCTGACAGCTGTTGGTTGTTGAGTTTATTTACTGCGTTCaatttgaaaacagattttgctggatgataaattgacccagaagttattgcgataaaagATCATATTGTTTTGAGGTCATTTTTAAGCAATATGTTGGtaatggcacaataatgcaagaacacgttctcaaagatcaacaaactttaaattctattgaacatttaacactggcaatgaaagacattttaaatattcaaactaaataaacaaaacaacagaaacaacaaataaaattaattataaagcttccaaaaaacaaaactgccctTCAAATAAAGAGCTGGTTGAGACCAAGGAACCAAACTGacgacttttgtcatccagtttttggtagaaagagagaagagagaaactgatgaatcatgcaaatggaaatgattgagcaTGTTTCAATTACcatgtgattaactgatttattgctttttgtgaCAGACCTATCAATAAGTCAAACTGAACTTGCCTCATTGCCATTCCTCCCCAGCTGTAAGTAAGAAGAGAAGGCGAGGCAGAACTCTGCGCTCCAGTCTGCAGCTTAACAGCGAGTCAGATGTCAAGCACCTACTTACTCCCCACTCTGACCCGCTCCCAGCAGGAGACAGGggtcaccacacacacacacacacacgcctacacacacccTCGTAAACTGGGAGTTAGCATCAGTGTTTGACTTGAACTCTCCAGGCACCTCTCTTATTCATCTCTGCATCGCTTCCGTCTTCAGTCGTTCTTTTTCACTGACACATCAACACGTCGGAGGGAAGCAATGGGTGGGTTCTCTTCATTCATCTGCCCCTTCATCTGCAGATCCATCCATCAGGCAGTGAGACAATAGGTCCTCCTTACACTGGACAGCTCTCTCTTCATTAGACTGCCTTAGAGAGGACAGGAATCTGATCCCTTGAGTAAATCCTGAGGCTCTTTAGctccaaaaaaaccaaaaacgaGTTCAGACACCTTCCTCCTGAGCCTGTACCGCATAAAAACTACCACATCTTAAAGATGAAGGTGTTTTTCtataatatattaaaacaatgtaaactATATGTGATAGATAAACATATACCAAAGACTAGTATAGACTAAAAAACCAACACTGCCGGCTCCTGTTTGTGCTTTCAGGAGTGAAGTAAAACCGGAGACGATAGTCTGAACACATTTTTAGTTCAAGCCTATGAAAACGACCCTAATGTAAACGTACGTTGCATTTGAACGACAGTAATGTAGTTAATCATGCGTGATGTTTCAGAGCCGTTTTGAACAGCAGCACATAGCTTAATGTCAAGTAGGTTATTTGTTGAGACTAGATTAAATTCTCAACACCACCGTTTGAAAAAGTCCCTGATCTTGAATATCCCAAAACCATAAAAGTCTTTTTTCCACACCTTTCATTGGAAGTCTAACCTACTTGTACATGTGTGTGGGGGGAAAGCATTTCCACATATGCGGGGCTGGAGGATACTTTTCTCTGTGTGTCAGCATTTGACTCTGACCCAGCTGAGTATCTGGAGCCAGCTCCACAGCTGGGgtagacagttttttttaaaaccactcTATGGTCGAGTAATATATGAATATGTGACAGCTGTAACCCAAATTATACTACGGTGGATCTAATCTTTACTCAGATTTGAGGGAGGAAAAGAAACTTCCACTGCTGTTTGTTGAACGGCAGAGTGGGCCAAGATGAAAGCTAACCAAGCTAATAGcagtccagcagggggcaccaGAGAGATTTGATTTTTTAACTTCATATCTGTTAAATTTtaaccttttacttttattccaAATTTAGAACAtcttatttaataatttttccaATTAGAATTGtatttagaatttaaagtaaCTAACTAATAGCTTCCTTATGTATGTTAACAGTCACAAAGCAATATGTTTGTGGTGAAAGGACGTTCAAAAGTGTCACAGTCCAACGGGAATCAATAATCAGAGGACTGGAGTAGTGTAGCATTAATTTAtgaaatatgtatatatataatattttatttttgaaaaaccatatataattatttagtaatttatgatttatttcatCTGTTAGCCCCACCAATCAGAGCTCAGTGGGCAGGGCTACAGTTTCAGTTACTAAGTAACACCATGAGGTAACTGTTACTTCATGGTGCACTGGAGCAAATGAGCTATAACATAACTGTCGAAATGTCATTATCTTAACACATATTACAcaaacttttatatatatatatatatattgcaaatatatgcaaatattaTACATTTGCATTATTAAATTACAGcatctaatatatatatatatattggaaaTGATAAATAGCTTATATTTTATGAACTGTGAATAATTCTAATGCACTTATATTTCACTGATCTATGTCTGtttcgttttatttttatggccaCACGTTTGCATGATTTATGTATTGCATTCTGATTGATCTGCAGTGTTATTTATTAGATAATGTGACGTTCCTGGTCACATTCTGTCACACGGTGAGTTTAAACAACTTATTATTGGCTTATTAATTACACACATCTTAAATTGCAACATATGCAGCCAAGGTcggtcaattaaaaaaaaacaaaacatggaagtgatttttcacttacaaaaaaaaacccataagaAAAAGATTCAGCCTTTGAACCCATAAAACCTgaggctggttctgttcagaaAGTTATTGTGAATTTAAACCCACAAATTCTGGCTTCTATTTAGGTGACATGAAGATAGAAAAGGCCATATGGAAAGAAAAGCCGCTCAGGGAGGAAGAGGTAACACTCACTGTCGGTGTCGCTGATGCCGCTGTCGCTGACGCTCgcgctgctcctcctcttcaccGTCTTCAGGTGCTCGTCGTACCTGAAGTGTCGCTTCTCCACGGGCGACGTGAAGTCTTCTATTACCGCGTCGAACTCGCACAGGACGTCGCTCAGGTCCTCCTCCTTGGCGAACTTCCCTGCAAAACGGAGGAGGCAGCAGCTGTCACTTCTACAGTTTAGGTCATTATTATACATGAAACCCTCCGACCAGGTGGCAGAGGGGCACGAAGCCAGAGGTAATAAGAGTggtagtaaataataaaaatggacCTACCTGGAGTCTTCAGTTTCGGGGACTTCATGATGCCACCAGTCGGGTTTTAGAATATCCGGAAACTTCCTAAAACTGTCCGTATAATAAAATATCTCAGTCTGTCCCAGCGAGGAACGGTGACGCTCTGATGCTCTGCGAGTATAAGCCCTCAGGCCGAGAGCTGGCGCGCGCTTTTAAACGAGGCCGACTCGAAGGGGGCGGCgcgtgtgtgtctgagtgttcATGTTGGCGCGCGTGACCAATAAAACCTTTCCCGGTTAAACTGCACCGCCCCCTCCCCTCAAAAAAGATGTTTGTAAACAACCGTGGTGTTAGCCGCCAAGAGGAGCAGTAATGCTCATGTTCTTCTGATGAGGATCCAGTTGCTGTGTCACCAGGCAGACCATAATACCCAGTGACCACACGGACATACAAGAACCAGCATCATCTTCAGTCATATCTGGGGGTTATTAAGGGATTAGGCGCTTATATCAAATATTATAACCTGCTATTATTATCCTAAGGCGCTATGCCAGGCGGGAAATAAAGGTAACACAGCCT
This genomic window contains:
- the rgcc gene encoding regulator of cell cycle RGCC isoform X2, which codes for MKSPKLKTPGKFAKEEDLSDVLCEFDAVIEDFTSPVEKRHFRYDEHLKTVKRRSSASVSDSGISDTDSADSLNRNSFSFSDERLNSPTAHSPATTSPPLMSPKPKLGDTKELEDFIADLDRTLESEC
- the rgcc gene encoding regulator of cell cycle RGCC isoform X1 is translated as MKSPKLKTPGKFAKEEDLSDVLCEFDAVIEDFTSPVEKRHFRYDEHLKTVKRRSSASVSDSGISDTDSADSLNRNSFSFSDERLNSPTAHSPATTSPPLMSPKPAKLGDTKELEDFIADLDRTLESM
- the rgcc gene encoding regulator of cell cycle RGCC isoform X3 is translated as MKSPKLKTPGKFAKEEDLSDVLCEFDAVIEDFTSPVEKRHFRYDEHLKTVKRRSSASVSDSGISDTDSADSLNRNSFSFSDERLNSPTAHSPATTSPPLMSPKPKLGDTKELEDFIADLDRTLESM